In Flavobacteriales bacterium, one genomic interval encodes:
- a CDS encoding S9 family peptidase — protein sequence MEFPTRHVPPIAAQKIKEITVHGHTRHDAYYWMRLTEIQRVTVPYDEHTQEVIAHLAAENAYSDAVLAPVAGLRARLYEEIKGRIKETDLSVPYRENGYWYHHRYEEGKEYPVHVRRKDEPDAVAEDILNENELAAGLAYFDLADYEIDPNNTIVGYSIDTVGRRQYEIRFRDLLTGKELPDTIPDTGGGCAFADDRTVFYPRQDETLRSYRIYRHILGTDPISDVLVYEEKDVTFSCDIYRSRSDRFMIISTESSFSSEHLFLPVDQPEGTFQVFLPREEEHEYSIIHVPGAAPEEAGKWYIMTNWKATNFRLMECAESDTRKKAKWKEVLAHDHEVLLEDVDVFKDHLVFSERKDGLPHIRVRRISDGHEHEISFNDPAYVCYTGVNTEWNSDQLRFGYASLTTPSGVYLHDLNTTKDTLLKQQEVIGDFDAANYKSERIWVTAGDGVKVPVSLVHRKGTLLDGTAPLLLYGYGSYGHSIDPVFGSARLSLLDRGFVFAIAHIRGGEELGRAWYDNGRLEYKLNTFTDFIDCAVSLVDRNYADPKRLFAWGGSAGGLLVGAVLNMRPDLWKAVVAEVPFVDVVTTMLDDTIPLTTGEYEEWGDPNEKEAYERMLSYSPYDNVKDAEYPAVLVITGLHDSQVQYWEPAKWVQRLRNHQKGDAPILLHTDLEAGHGGATGRFEALKETALIYAFLIEQAGLNNT from the coding sequence ATGGAATTTCCTACTCGGCATGTGCCGCCAATTGCCGCGCAGAAGATCAAAGAGATAACTGTTCACGGGCATACGCGGCACGACGCTTACTATTGGATGCGGCTTACTGAGATCCAGCGCGTCACTGTGCCGTACGACGAGCACACTCAAGAGGTCATTGCCCACCTCGCGGCAGAGAACGCGTATAGCGATGCCGTATTAGCTCCCGTAGCGGGTTTGCGCGCCCGACTTTACGAAGAGATCAAGGGGCGTATCAAAGAAACCGACCTCAGTGTGCCGTATCGGGAGAACGGGTATTGGTACCATCACCGGTATGAAGAAGGCAAGGAGTACCCTGTACATGTGCGTCGAAAAGATGAACCGGATGCAGTTGCCGAGGACATTCTGAATGAGAATGAATTGGCCGCAGGTCTAGCTTATTTCGATCTTGCTGATTACGAAATAGACCCAAACAATACAATTGTCGGATACAGTATTGATACGGTCGGTCGCCGCCAATATGAAATTCGGTTCCGCGACCTGCTCACAGGAAAAGAACTACCCGATACGATCCCTGATACCGGTGGTGGTTGTGCATTCGCGGATGACCGTACGGTATTCTATCCCAGACAGGATGAGACCTTACGCAGCTATCGGATCTACAGGCACATTTTAGGGACGGACCCGATCTCTGATGTGCTCGTATATGAAGAAAAGGACGTCACTTTTAGCTGTGATATCTATCGGAGCCGCTCTGATCGTTTCATGATCATAAGCACGGAAAGTAGTTTCAGCAGCGAGCATTTATTTCTCCCGGTTGACCAGCCCGAAGGAACGTTCCAGGTCTTCCTCCCGCGTGAAGAAGAACACGAATATTCAATCATACACGTGCCAGGAGCAGCTCCGGAAGAAGCAGGCAAGTGGTACATCATGACCAACTGGAAAGCCACTAATTTCCGGTTGATGGAGTGCGCCGAAAGTGATACGCGTAAAAAGGCCAAGTGGAAGGAAGTTCTAGCGCATGACCATGAGGTCCTATTGGAAGATGTGGATGTATTCAAAGATCATCTGGTGTTCAGTGAGCGGAAAGACGGCCTTCCGCACATTCGCGTACGGCGGATCAGCGATGGTCATGAACACGAGATCTCATTCAATGACCCTGCCTATGTGTGTTACACAGGGGTCAATACGGAGTGGAACTCGGATCAATTGCGGTTCGGCTATGCTTCGCTTACTACACCAAGCGGCGTTTATCTGCACGACCTGAACACGACCAAGGATACGCTATTGAAACAACAGGAAGTGATCGGGGATTTCGATGCGGCCAATTACAAGAGTGAACGCATTTGGGTAACCGCAGGTGACGGTGTTAAGGTACCCGTGTCGTTGGTTCATCGCAAGGGAACTTTATTGGATGGCACGGCCCCGCTATTGCTTTATGGTTATGGTAGTTACGGGCACAGTATCGACCCTGTTTTCGGCAGTGCACGGTTGAGTCTTTTGGATCGTGGATTCGTGTTCGCAATAGCCCATATTCGGGGCGGCGAAGAGTTGGGCAGAGCGTGGTATGATAACGGTCGTTTGGAATACAAGCTCAATACGTTCACGGATTTCATTGATTGTGCAGTGTCATTGGTTGACCGGAACTATGCGGACCCCAAGCGACTATTCGCATGGGGCGGAAGCGCCGGTGGATTATTGGTCGGTGCAGTATTGAACATGCGTCCGGATCTATGGAAAGCGGTTGTTGCCGAGGTCCCATTTGTAGATGTGGTAACCACCATGCTGGACGATACCATTCCGCTGACCACGGGTGAATACGAAGAGTGGGGCGACCCGAATGAAAAGGAGGCCTATGAACGCATGCTGAGCTATTCGCCGTATGACAACGTAAAGGATGCCGAATACCCGGCCGTATTGGTGATCACAGGACTCCACGATAGCCAAGTACAGTATTGGGAACCTGCAAAGTGGGTTCAGCGACTAAGAAATCACCAAAAAGGCGATGCACCGATTTTGTTGCACACCGACCTGGAAGCGGGTCACGGCGGCGCTACGGGTAGGTTCGAAGCACTTAAGGAAACCGCTTTGATCTACGCGTTCCTGATAGAGCAAGCAGGGTTGAACAATACGTAG
- a CDS encoding DNA repair protein RecO C-terminal domain-containing protein → MLHTTRAVVLRTIKHGDRTVVLKAYTELFGLRSYMVRSGGKGGVAPSALLPLSRVELVVTENTEREMHTVRELRVERPYTQLHVDAIRGTLALFTQELLYKVLREESEDPDLFAFVEEALEAMDTAPDVRCFPLVMLVHLSGHLGFYPEPPRQGEDRFDLKEGHFIKSAAQLSGPGAEPGGHTLGPPLSALLAQLLQVNFRSMATITIPSMQRRELLERLLLYYRLHVTGLGEMRSPAVLHQVLG, encoded by the coding sequence ATGCTACATACCACGCGTGCTGTTGTTCTGCGAACCATAAAGCATGGAGATAGAACCGTCGTATTGAAAGCATACACGGAACTATTCGGGTTGCGCAGTTACATGGTCCGCTCTGGTGGAAAAGGAGGAGTCGCCCCTTCGGCATTGCTTCCTTTATCACGCGTGGAACTAGTCGTTACCGAGAATACGGAACGTGAAATGCACACCGTACGCGAGCTCCGTGTAGAAAGGCCCTACACACAACTTCATGTGGATGCCATACGCGGCACCTTGGCCTTATTTACTCAAGAACTTCTGTACAAAGTGCTTCGAGAGGAATCCGAAGATCCCGACCTATTCGCATTCGTGGAAGAAGCTTTGGAAGCAATGGACACAGCTCCCGATGTGCGTTGTTTCCCCTTGGTCATGCTGGTTCATCTCTCCGGGCACCTAGGTTTCTACCCGGAACCTCCCCGACAAGGCGAAGACCGATTCGACCTGAAAGAAGGTCACTTCATTAAAAGCGCGGCCCAGCTGTCTGGCCCGGGCGCCGAACCGGGGGGACATACTCTAGGTCCTCCGTTGAGTGCGCTTCTGGCTCAACTGCTTCAAGTGAACTTCCGTTCGATGGCAACAATTACAATTCCTTCCATGCAAAGAAGGGAACTTTTGGAACGCCTACTGCTCTATTATCGGTTGCATGTAACAGGGTTGGGCGAAATGCGTTCACCGGCGGTGCTGCATCAGGTTCTGGGGTAG
- the folB gene encoding dihydroneopterin aldolase has product MGVIQVNGIRLQAFHGCLEEEGVIGGNYRVDIQVEGDFVDAERTDDLKNTVDYGQVAAIVRAEMAIRSKLIEHVCSRILTAMKTEWPQATRWRVRVVKERPPIHGDVDEAVYTLEG; this is encoded by the coding sequence ATGGGCGTAATACAAGTGAATGGGATCCGGCTTCAGGCGTTTCACGGTTGTTTGGAAGAAGAAGGTGTTATCGGAGGGAACTACCGTGTGGATATCCAAGTGGAAGGCGATTTCGTTGATGCGGAAAGAACCGATGATCTGAAGAATACCGTGGACTACGGCCAAGTAGCCGCCATAGTACGGGCCGAAATGGCCATACGCAGCAAACTGATCGAGCATGTTTGCAGTCGCATATTAACGGCAATGAAAACGGAGTGGCCGCAAGCAACGCGTTGGCGGGTACGCGTCGTAAAAGAACGCCCCCCGATCCATGGAGACGTGGACGAAGCGGTCTATACACTGGAAGGCTAA
- a CDS encoding glutamate--tRNA ligase — MSVRVRFAPSPTGPLHMGGVRTALYNYLFAKKNGGKFLLRIEDTDQTRYVPGAEDYIKESLEWCGMIPDESPWVGGPDGPYRQSDRKYLYKQYAEELVLNDKAYYAFDTSEELDAMRERLKAAGVAAPAYNAVTREHMKNSLTLSADETKERLERGDEHVIRLKVPRHAEVRFEDVIRGWVVVHSANIDDKVLFKSDGMPTYHLANIVDDHLMRITHVIRGEEWLPSAPVHVLIYEAFGWERPAFAHLPLILKPDGNGKLSKRDGDRLGFPVFSLDWTDPKTGEKSSGYREKGYYPEAFINMLALLGWNPGTDQEIMSLAELTELFDLERVHKGGAKFDPDKTNWFNQQYLRMLPDTELGAQLQIKLKDKGIDTSLERATKAAVLLKERATFVDDMLEGTYLFISGSPLESASDAAKADLAKRWKPELVPVVERFIAMINEKAPVAADDFHALFDALLAATGMKIGQVMPIYRLFVAGTMQGPGMFDVSALLGHMEVADRLRKGLVIAG, encoded by the coding sequence ATGTCCGTAAGAGTTCGTTTTGCCCCAAGTCCGACCGGCCCACTCCACATGGGTGGAGTGCGTACCGCGCTGTATAACTACCTATTCGCAAAAAAGAATGGTGGTAAGTTCTTACTGCGGATCGAAGACACGGACCAGACCCGCTATGTACCCGGAGCCGAGGATTACATTAAGGAAAGTCTGGAGTGGTGTGGTATGATCCCGGATGAAAGCCCCTGGGTCGGTGGTCCCGATGGGCCTTATCGCCAAAGCGACCGAAAGTACCTATACAAGCAGTACGCGGAAGAGCTTGTTCTCAATGACAAAGCGTATTACGCGTTCGATACCAGCGAAGAACTGGATGCCATGCGCGAGCGTCTAAAGGCCGCAGGTGTTGCAGCGCCTGCGTACAACGCCGTTACGCGGGAGCACATGAAGAACAGCCTAACGCTAAGCGCCGACGAGACCAAGGAGCGTTTGGAACGAGGCGATGAACATGTTATCCGCCTTAAGGTGCCACGCCATGCCGAGGTGCGGTTCGAGGATGTGATCCGGGGTTGGGTAGTTGTACACAGTGCGAATATCGACGATAAGGTGCTGTTCAAAAGCGATGGAATGCCCACGTACCATTTGGCCAATATCGTTGATGATCACTTGATGCGCATAACGCACGTTATCCGTGGAGAAGAATGGTTGCCAAGTGCTCCGGTACATGTACTGATCTACGAAGCCTTTGGCTGGGAGCGACCAGCATTCGCACACTTGCCCTTGATACTGAAGCCGGATGGTAATGGTAAGCTGAGCAAGCGTGATGGTGACCGTTTAGGATTCCCGGTGTTCTCTTTGGACTGGACCGACCCGAAGACGGGTGAAAAGAGCAGCGGATACCGCGAGAAAGGATATTATCCGGAAGCATTCATCAACATGCTTGCACTCTTGGGGTGGAATCCGGGAACGGACCAAGAGATCATGAGCTTGGCAGAACTAACGGAACTTTTCGATCTGGAACGTGTGCATAAAGGCGGAGCAAAATTCGATCCGGACAAGACCAACTGGTTCAATCAACAATACTTACGCATGCTTCCGGATACGGAGCTGGGTGCGCAACTACAGATCAAACTGAAGGATAAGGGAATTGACACTTCGCTTGAGCGTGCCACTAAGGCCGCAGTGTTATTGAAAGAGCGGGCCACCTTCGTTGATGACATGCTGGAGGGAACCTATTTGTTCATTTCCGGTTCGCCATTGGAGAGTGCCTCTGATGCTGCAAAAGCAGATCTGGCAAAACGCTGGAAACCCGAATTAGTGCCTGTTGTCGAGCGTTTCATCGCAATGATCAACGAAAAAGCACCCGTTGCTGCCGACGATTTCCATGCTTTGTTCGATGCATTGTTGGCAGCAACCGGAATGAAGATCGGACAGGTCATGCCGATCTACCGGCTATTCGTCGCAGGCACTATGCAAGGCCCCGGCATGTTCGATGTGAGCGCCTTATTAGGCCATATGGAAGTAGCTGATCGCCTGAGAAAAGGGTTGGTAATAGCAGGCTGA
- a CDS encoding YbhB/YbcL family Raf kinase inhibitor-like protein, with protein MNTLLHYIMIMATLASTSQGIGQTFTLTSKDVGGQATMQQVFNEFGCTGANLSPELSWSNAPAGTKSFAITMYDPDAPTGSGWWHWTVFDIPVGTSSLASGAGDVNKGLLPAGALQGQTDFGVVGYGGPCPPPGHGPHQYLITIHALDIETLGLTTSASAPMVGFTVNQHTLAKATIVFYYERK; from the coding sequence ATGAACACATTGCTGCATTATATTATGATCATGGCCACATTGGCCAGTACCAGTCAAGGCATTGGCCAGACCTTCACGCTAACAAGCAAGGATGTTGGCGGGCAAGCTACCATGCAGCAGGTCTTCAATGAGTTTGGTTGTACTGGCGCGAACTTGAGCCCGGAACTAAGTTGGTCAAATGCTCCGGCCGGGACAAAGAGTTTCGCAATAACCATGTACGACCCGGATGCACCAACAGGAAGTGGGTGGTGGCATTGGACAGTTTTTGACATACCTGTGGGTACATCGAGTTTGGCGAGCGGGGCTGGTGATGTGAACAAAGGCCTACTTCCGGCTGGCGCATTGCAAGGTCAAACGGATTTTGGAGTAGTTGGCTATGGCGGACCATGCCCCCCACCTGGTCATGGGCCTCACCAATATTTGATCACTATCCATGCGCTCGATATTGAGACACTTGGATTGACCACGTCGGCTTCCGCACCAATGGTAGGTTTTACCGTTAACCAGCATACGTTGGCCAAGGCCACGATCGTATTTTATTACGAACGGAAATAG
- the ybeY gene encoding rRNA maturation RNase YbeY, with protein sequence MAQRLPWRSALSPLRNKIKMPTITFKAVGVNSAYRDRDELRKWLCAVARYHGHSIGELNFVLMTDKALLEYNKRYLGHDEYTDVITFDGQTGTGISGDILMSYERIKENAASFGVSIQHELRRIMVHGLLHLLGHKDKTKAQRSSMREMEDVWLKKLA encoded by the coding sequence ATGGCGCAACGGTTGCCATGGCGTTCAGCCTTAAGCCCGTTGAGGAATAAGATCAAGATGCCGACCATCACGTTCAAGGCCGTAGGTGTCAACAGTGCTTACCGCGATCGTGATGAACTGCGAAAGTGGCTCTGTGCCGTAGCACGATATCACGGACATAGCATTGGTGAGCTCAACTTCGTACTAATGACCGACAAGGCCTTATTGGAGTATAATAAGCGCTACTTAGGGCATGATGAGTATACCGATGTGATCACATTCGATGGCCAAACCGGAACCGGGATCTCCGGGGATATCCTTATGAGCTATGAACGGATCAAGGAAAACGCGGCTTCATTCGGCGTGTCGATCCAACACGAATTGAGACGCATAATGGTCCACGGGTTATTGCACTTGTTAGGTCATAAGGATAAGACGAAGGCCCAGCGCTCCTCCATGCGCGAGATGGAGGATGTGTGGTTGAAGAAACTGGCCTGA
- a CDS encoding ATP-binding protein, with protein sequence MGALTEELEYTQRINFPAKAENIALAEKLIDEACTKHNVHESHYGNILIALTEAVNNAIHHGNKLDPSKEVSLGYEVKGEKIIFVVQDEGPGFDTENLPDPTDPKNLEKPHGRGVFLMRALADSVEFSDNGATVAMAFSLKPVEE encoded by the coding sequence ATGGGAGCTTTAACAGAAGAGTTGGAATACACCCAGCGAATTAACTTCCCCGCCAAAGCGGAGAACATCGCATTGGCTGAGAAATTGATCGATGAGGCTTGTACAAAGCACAACGTTCATGAAAGCCACTATGGTAACATTTTGATCGCCCTTACCGAGGCTGTGAACAATGCTATTCATCACGGTAACAAGCTGGATCCTTCGAAAGAAGTGTCTTTGGGCTACGAGGTTAAAGGTGAGAAGATCATCTTCGTAGTGCAGGACGAGGGTCCGGGTTTTGATACCGAGAACTTGCCGGACCCAACGGACCCGAAGAATTTGGAGAAGCCGCACGGACGTGGAGTTTTCCTTATGCGTGCCTTGGCCGATTCGGTTGAATTCTCGGACAATGGCGCAACGGTTGCCATGGCGTTCAGCCTTAAGCCCGTTGAGGAATAA
- a CDS encoding DUF4175 domain-containing protein: protein MRNDHEHLIVKLDAFIRKYYKDRLIRGVIYSIGLLVLFFLIAAFLEHIGHFGTAMRTGLFWGSIAAATVVLARFVALPLVKLFRLGEVISHAEAASIIGTHFSEVRDKLLNTLQLREMASTQPAKRELIEAAIDQRSKELGPVPFVNAIDLRRNTRYLRYALPPLAILLVVLFAAPSLITGPAKRIIEHSSEFIPEAPFKFVLENDSLDVPEEQDFELVLAIEGNAIPQQVELVANGQRIPLVKKDATRFIHRFRNVHQAITFRFAAEGFTSETYTLNTVPDPLLLDFGITAEYPAYLARPKETLSNTGDLVVPAGTRVTWNINARSSNELALAFDDTTFTLSPAASDNGNAVFRAERRFLQSHTYRMTPRNAKRIAVVPLQYRVETVPDLYPSIQVDTRTDSSALKRMFYHGEIGDDHGFKRLVFHYRFTVGGDSLAADQRSGAMELPIEQRNTRQEFFHSWDLYGLQLLPGDRVEHWFEVWDNDGVNGSKSARSTPQVFEAPTLKELSQQQDQQSEAIKSGLKENIKEAQDLQKELDKLRREMLDKKELNWQDKQKLENVMQRQQDLQNKIEKTSQELRQSQQQQQEFRPNDERLLEKQQQVQELFENVLSEEMKDLYRQVQELMEKLDKEKIQEQMQEMKLGQEDVEKELDRALEMFKRMEVEQKAEDIAKQLEELADKQEELSEETKEGSKDNEDLKKKQEELNTEFEDLRKQMDELEKKNEELEQPMDIPKTDEQEKAIEEDQKESGEQLDKKQNKKAGDSQKQAADKMDQLAQEMQAAMESSAQEQQEEDMDALRQLLENIVQLSFDQEGLMEDLGTTSTKDPRFIEHGRTQRKLRDDAKVIEDSLFALSKRVPQLESIVNREMNSVNANMDEATGFLGEARANERFKPMALDKEQHAMTSLNNLALLLDEALQQMMQQMAQGKPGSGSCSKPGGSGSGKGNKPSMSKMKAQQEALQKQLEEMRKGMEKGKMPGEKPGEQNQGGMGMPGMSQQLAQMAAQQAAIRKEMQRLSQELNKDGSGAGNPLGKLAEEMEQQEKDIVNKNITQETVRRQQDIMTRLLEHEKAERERELDQKRTSNEGKELPPADPARYFDYQRRKAREAELLRTVPPGLKPYYRDRVNTYFDTFDRP, encoded by the coding sequence ATGCGCAACGATCACGAGCATCTTATAGTCAAACTCGATGCTTTCATACGGAAGTATTACAAGGACCGATTGATCCGTGGAGTGATCTACTCCATTGGCTTGTTGGTGCTGTTTTTCTTGATCGCGGCTTTTTTGGAGCATATTGGACACTTCGGCACCGCTATGCGCACAGGTTTGTTCTGGGGAAGTATTGCTGCCGCAACGGTCGTTCTTGCTCGGTTCGTGGCATTACCACTGGTGAAGCTGTTCCGATTAGGTGAAGTGATCTCCCATGCAGAGGCTGCCTCGATAATCGGCACTCATTTTTCAGAGGTAAGGGACAAGTTGTTGAATACATTGCAGCTTCGCGAAATGGCCAGCACCCAGCCTGCCAAACGCGAATTGATCGAAGCCGCTATCGACCAACGGAGCAAGGAGCTGGGTCCGGTGCCTTTCGTTAACGCAATTGACCTTCGTCGCAATACACGTTACTTACGATATGCACTTCCTCCGCTAGCGATCCTGCTTGTTGTGTTGTTCGCCGCACCGAGTTTGATAACCGGTCCAGCAAAGCGGATCATTGAGCACAGTAGCGAGTTCATTCCAGAAGCGCCTTTCAAGTTCGTTCTGGAGAACGATAGCCTTGACGTACCCGAAGAGCAGGATTTTGAGTTGGTTTTGGCCATAGAGGGCAATGCAATTCCACAGCAAGTTGAGCTTGTGGCGAATGGCCAGCGGATCCCCTTGGTAAAAAAGGACGCCACTCGGTTCATACACAGGTTCCGCAATGTGCATCAGGCGATAACCTTTCGGTTTGCGGCCGAAGGCTTCACCTCGGAGACGTACACACTGAACACGGTTCCTGACCCGTTATTGCTGGACTTTGGCATTACTGCGGAGTATCCCGCATATCTGGCCAGGCCTAAAGAGACATTGAGTAATACAGGAGACCTTGTAGTTCCAGCGGGCACCCGTGTCACGTGGAACATCAATGCCCGAAGTTCGAATGAATTGGCGCTCGCATTCGATGACACCACATTCACGCTCTCTCCAGCTGCAAGTGATAATGGAAATGCGGTATTCAGGGCTGAACGTCGATTCCTACAGAGTCACACGTACCGCATGACGCCGCGCAACGCAAAGCGCATTGCCGTGGTGCCCTTGCAGTACAGAGTAGAGACCGTGCCGGATCTTTATCCAAGTATCCAGGTGGATACACGCACGGACAGCAGTGCATTGAAACGCATGTTCTACCATGGTGAAATAGGTGATGATCACGGCTTCAAGCGCTTGGTCTTTCATTACCGATTCACGGTGGGTGGTGATAGTCTTGCGGCGGATCAGCGCTCCGGTGCCATGGAGCTACCCATAGAACAACGCAACACACGTCAAGAATTCTTCCACAGTTGGGATCTGTATGGTCTGCAACTTTTGCCAGGTGATCGCGTGGAGCATTGGTTTGAAGTGTGGGACAATGATGGCGTGAATGGGAGCAAGAGTGCGCGCAGTACGCCGCAGGTCTTCGAAGCGCCTACGTTGAAAGAGTTGTCACAACAACAGGACCAACAGAGCGAAGCTATAAAAAGCGGATTGAAAGAGAACATCAAGGAGGCCCAGGACCTACAGAAAGAATTGGACAAGTTACGTCGCGAAATGCTCGACAAGAAAGAGTTGAATTGGCAGGATAAACAGAAGTTGGAAAATGTGATGCAGCGGCAACAGGACCTGCAGAACAAGATCGAAAAGACCAGTCAGGAGTTGCGTCAGAGTCAGCAACAACAGCAGGAATTCCGTCCGAATGATGAACGTCTATTGGAGAAACAACAACAAGTGCAGGAGCTGTTCGAGAACGTATTGAGCGAAGAAATGAAAGATCTCTACCGTCAAGTGCAGGAACTGATGGAGAAGTTGGACAAGGAGAAGATCCAAGAGCAAATGCAAGAGATGAAGCTGGGGCAGGAGGATGTTGAGAAGGAGCTTGATCGTGCGTTGGAAATGTTCAAACGGATGGAGGTGGAGCAGAAAGCTGAGGATATTGCCAAGCAGTTGGAAGAATTGGCGGATAAGCAGGAAGAGTTGAGTGAAGAGACTAAAGAAGGAAGCAAGGACAATGAAGATCTGAAGAAAAAACAGGAAGAACTGAACACAGAGTTCGAGGACCTTCGGAAGCAGATGGACGAGCTGGAGAAAAAGAACGAAGAGTTGGAGCAACCAATGGATATTCCGAAGACGGACGAACAGGAGAAGGCCATTGAAGAGGACCAGAAGGAGAGCGGGGAACAGTTGGATAAAAAGCAGAATAAGAAAGCAGGGGATTCGCAGAAACAAGCAGCCGATAAAATGGACCAGCTTGCCCAGGAAATGCAGGCTGCCATGGAAAGCAGTGCGCAAGAACAGCAGGAGGAGGATATGGATGCGCTCCGGCAACTGTTGGAGAACATCGTGCAACTCAGTTTTGACCAAGAGGGCTTAATGGAAGACCTCGGCACAACATCCACCAAAGACCCGCGGTTCATTGAGCATGGGCGCACCCAAAGAAAGCTTCGCGATGACGCCAAGGTCATTGAAGACTCGCTATTTGCATTGAGCAAACGCGTACCGCAGCTGGAAAGCATCGTGAACCGTGAAATGAACTCGGTGAATGCGAACATGGATGAAGCGACCGGCTTCCTTGGTGAAGCGCGTGCCAATGAACGCTTCAAACCAATGGCGCTGGACAAGGAACAGCATGCCATGACGAGCCTTAACAACCTAGCTTTGCTGTTGGATGAGGCATTGCAACAAATGATGCAGCAAATGGCACAAGGCAAGCCGGGTAGTGGCAGTTGCAGTAAGCCTGGCGGAAGCGGCAGTGGTAAGGGTAATAAACCCAGTATGTCCAAGATGAAGGCGCAACAAGAAGCCCTTCAGAAGCAGTTGGAAGAAATGCGCAAGGGAATGGAAAAGGGCAAGATGCCCGGTGAAAAACCTGGCGAGCAGAACCAAGGTGGGATGGGAATGCCTGGAATGAGCCAACAATTGGCCCAAATGGCCGCGCAACAGGCCGCGATCAGGAAAGAAATGCAGCGCCTTTCACAAGAACTGAACAAAGACGGAAGTGGCGCAGGCAATCCTCTCGGTAAACTTGCCGAGGAGATGGAGCAACAGGAAAAAGACATTGTCAACAAGAATATCACACAAGAAACAGTTCGGCGCCAGCAGGATATCATGACCCGCTTATTGGAGCACGAGAAAGCCGAGCGTGAAAGGGAGCTTGATCAGAAGCGAACAAGCAACGAGGGCAAGGAATTACCACCTGCTGATCCAGCACGTTATTTTGACTACCAGCGCCGTAAAGCGCGTGAAGCAGAACTGTTACGAACAGTACCTCCGGGATTGAAACCGTATTATCGCGATCGGGTCAATACCTATTTCGATACATTTGACCGACCCTGA
- a CDS encoding N-acetyltransferase, translating into MAKKDPFSLPELEALPLSDEEESRQFVMRVDGHRVRMEYDRNGDRIFLTHVDVPVAIAGHGIDEVITVKVLTWTEQNNLSLVPSCTFVKEFLRKNPEWQRLMLKGVQL; encoded by the coding sequence ATGGCCAAAAAAGACCCCTTTTCCCTTCCTGAGCTAGAGGCACTGCCGCTAAGCGACGAAGAAGAATCACGGCAATTCGTAATGCGCGTTGATGGTCATCGGGTCCGTATGGAATATGATCGTAATGGCGACAGAATATTCCTTACCCACGTTGATGTGCCGGTTGCTATTGCTGGGCACGGTATAGACGAGGTCATTACAGTAAAGGTGCTTACCTGGACCGAACAGAACAACCTGAGCTTGGTGCCGTCATGTACATTCGTGAAAGAGTTTCTTCGCAAGAACCCTGAGTGGCAGCGCTTGATGTTGAAGGGCGTTCAGCTGTAA